From the Defluviitalea raffinosedens genome, one window contains:
- the queG gene encoding tRNA epoxyqueuosine(34) reductase QueG → MKEELIRFCNSIKIKYVGIAPSDPYYDFEEIWKKQIERGFVCGFEELDIEKRIYPHLTLEDVKSVIVCLFPYYTGTAENSNISKYTYGMDYHILAKEKLEQIGQFLSERIENFHYKAFVDTGPLNDRYLAYKAGLGFRGINSHIITDQYGSYVFIGYILNNYPFEADKPQERTCYQCFNCVRSCPGQCIKGDFTINPLRCKSFITQKKGELSQEDIDILRKHQLIWGCDVCQDVCPHNRKVDKTPIDEFWKDLIYNIDYEELSQISNKEFIRRYKDRAFSWRGKKILIRNHEIIHDRTKE, encoded by the coding sequence ATGAAGGAAGAACTGATTCGATTTTGCAATTCCATAAAAATAAAATATGTGGGAATAGCTCCTTCAGATCCATATTATGATTTTGAAGAGATTTGGAAGAAGCAGATTGAACGAGGGTTTGTCTGCGGCTTTGAAGAGCTGGATATTGAAAAGCGGATTTACCCTCACTTAACCTTGGAAGATGTCAAATCTGTTATTGTATGCTTGTTTCCCTATTACACAGGAACAGCAGAGAACTCGAATATTTCTAAATATACCTATGGTATGGATTATCATATCTTAGCTAAAGAAAAGCTTGAACAGATAGGTCAATTTTTATCGGAAAGAATAGAAAACTTTCATTACAAAGCTTTTGTGGATACAGGTCCTTTAAATGACAGATACCTGGCTTATAAAGCGGGCCTGGGATTTCGGGGAATCAATAGTCATATCATAACAGATCAATACGGCTCTTATGTTTTTATAGGATATATTTTAAATAATTATCCCTTTGAAGCGGATAAACCTCAGGAACGGACCTGCTATCAGTGTTTTAATTGTGTGAGAAGCTGCCCCGGCCAGTGCATAAAGGGAGATTTTACAATCAATCCTCTGCGGTGCAAATCCTTTATCACTCAGAAAAAAGGCGAATTATCCCAAGAGGATATAGACATACTGCGAAAACACCAATTAATATGGGGCTGCGATGTTTGCCAGGATGTGTGTCCCCATAATCGAAAGGTTGACAAAACACCAATAGACGAATTTTGGAAAGATTTAATTTACAATATTGACTACGAAGAACTTTCTCAAATATCCAATAAGGAATTTATAAGAAGATATAAAGACAGAGCATTCAGCTGGAGAGGAAAGAAAATCCTCATCCGAAACCATGAGATCATACATGACCGTACAAAAGAATAA
- a CDS encoding glycosyltransferase family 1 protein — protein MIKILHLVSSLSIKSGVMSVIMNYYRNIDKNKVQFDFCYFMDGEDTYEAEINSLGGHTIKISRPSLSIKFFNEINGFFEKQKGIYTALHIHEIYLTFIFATIAKKNGIKNVITHCHATQYSDKKINALRNRILCIPLKKQANYYFSCSKAAGSFLYGEKYLKTEKVKIINNAIDCEKYKFDPNIRSVMRKKLGIEKNLVIGHIGRFNKQKNHSFLIDLFYLIQKKEKNAKLLLVGDGPLFQTIQEKVKKLNLNNNVIFLGRRKDIPDILQAMDIFLLPSLFEGLPVVGVEAQASGLPVVFSNSITQEICLFNYKYLDLNQSPEYWAQEVLSIDRNCNRIQAFLNVKEKGFDIKEEAKKLENIYLEMDI, from the coding sequence ATGATTAAAATACTACATCTTGTATCAAGTTTAAGTATAAAAAGTGGAGTAATGAGTGTAATAATGAATTATTATAGAAATATTGATAAAAACAAGGTTCAATTTGATTTTTGTTATTTTATGGATGGTGAGGATACTTATGAGGCAGAGATAAATTCATTAGGTGGACATACAATAAAAATTAGCAGACCCTCCTTGTCAATAAAATTTTTTAATGAAATAAATGGCTTTTTTGAAAAGCAAAAAGGCATTTATACAGCATTGCATATTCATGAGATATATTTAACTTTTATATTTGCTACTATTGCAAAAAAAAATGGAATCAAAAATGTTATTACACATTGCCATGCAACTCAATACTCTGATAAGAAAATAAATGCTTTAAGAAATAGAATTTTATGCATACCATTAAAAAAACAAGCAAATTATTATTTTTCGTGTTCTAAAGCTGCTGGAAGTTTTTTGTATGGAGAAAAATATTTAAAAACTGAGAAGGTAAAAATTATTAACAATGCAATTGATTGTGAAAAATATAAATTTGATCCAAATATTAGAAGTGTTATGCGTAAAAAACTAGGAATAGAAAAAAATTTAGTTATTGGGCATATAGGCAGATTTAATAAACAGAAGAATCATTCATTTTTAATTGATTTATTTTATTTAATTCAAAAAAAAGAAAAAAATGCAAAATTACTATTAGTTGGAGATGGTCCGTTGTTTCAAACAATACAAGAGAAGGTCAAAAAGCTAAATTTAAACAATAATGTCATCTTTTTAGGCAGAAGAAAAGATATTCCAGATATTTTACAGGCAATGGATATATTTCTATTACCATCACTCTTTGAAGGGCTTCCTGTAGTAGGTGTAGAAGCGCAAGCTTCAGGTCTTCCTGTTGTATTCTCAAATTCTATTACTCAAGAAATATGTTTATTTAATTATAAATATTTAGACTTAAACCAATCTCCAGAGTATTGGGCTCAAGAAGTGTTAAGTATAGATAGAAATTGTAATAGAATTCAAGCCTTTTTAAATGTTAAAGAAAAAGGATTTGATATAAAAGAAGAAGCTAAAAAATTAGAAAATATATATTTAGAAATGGATATATAA
- a CDS encoding uracil-DNA glycosylase: MVKLNNDWDELLKDEFQKEYYLRLRQFLIREYKTKTIYPDKYQIFEALKLTPYKDVKVVILGQDPYHGENQAHGLAFSVQKEVAIPPSLLNVYKELKDDLGCYIPNNGYLVPWAKQGVLLLNTSLTVVANMANSHRNKGWEIFTDRVIQLLNEKQTPVVFMLWGSNAKEKAKYITNPIHLILKAAHPSPLSAHKGFFGCRHFSKANKFLKEHGLGEIDWQIPNI, encoded by the coding sequence TTGGTTAAACTAAACAACGATTGGGATGAACTGCTAAAGGATGAATTTCAAAAGGAATATTATTTAAGACTCAGACAATTTCTTATCAGGGAATACAAAACCAAAACCATCTATCCCGATAAGTATCAGATTTTTGAAGCATTAAAATTAACCCCTTACAAAGATGTTAAAGTTGTAATACTGGGACAGGACCCCTATCATGGAGAAAACCAAGCCCACGGTTTGGCATTTTCCGTTCAAAAGGAAGTAGCCATTCCGCCTTCCTTGTTAAATGTTTACAAGGAGTTAAAGGATGATTTGGGGTGTTATATACCCAATAACGGCTACCTGGTACCCTGGGCAAAGCAAGGAGTATTGCTTCTAAACACCAGTTTAACCGTTGTAGCCAATATGGCCAATTCCCATAGAAACAAAGGCTGGGAGATCTTCACCGACAGAGTCATACAGCTGCTCAACGAAAAACAAACCCCTGTGGTATTTATGTTGTGGGGCAGCAACGCCAAAGAAAAGGCAAAATATATCACAAATCCAATACATTTAATACTAAAAGCCGCCCACCCCAGCCCCCTCTCAGCCCACAAAGGCTTCTTCGGCTGCCGTCACTTCTCAAAAGCCAATAAATTTCTAAAAGAACATGGCCTGGGCGAAATCGATTGGCAAATACCGAATATTTAA
- a CDS encoding secondary thiamine-phosphate synthase enzyme YjbQ: MKSYRKELCFNTNSRRAFINITPEIEKCLKESGIKEGLLLCNAMHITSSVFINDDEPGLHRDFERFLEKLAPEKPYDQYDHNGFEDNADAHLKRTIMGREVVVAVTDGKLDFGPWEQIFYGEFDGKRSKRVLVKIIGE, encoded by the coding sequence GTGAAATCCTATAGAAAAGAACTGTGCTTTAATACAAACAGCAGAAGGGCATTTATCAATATTACACCTGAAATTGAAAAATGCTTAAAAGAAAGCGGTATTAAAGAAGGGTTATTGCTTTGCAATGCTATGCATATTACTTCCAGTGTATTTATCAATGATGATGAACCGGGATTACATAGAGATTTTGAAAGATTTTTAGAAAAACTTGCCCCGGAAAAGCCCTATGACCAATATGATCACAACGGATTTGAAGACAACGCAGATGCCCATTTAAAAAGAACAATTATGGGAAGAGAAGTAGTCGTAGCTGTTACCGACGGGAAATTGGACTTTGGTCCCTGGGAGCAAATATTCTATGGAGAATTTGACGGAAAAAGATCCAAAAGAGTTTTAGTAAAAATCATTGGGGAATAA
- a CDS encoding nucleotidyltransferase family protein, whose translation MTSLPPILTMEEIKKGIAATIEGYEDKIKKITLFGSYARGDANPFSDVDLIVDGKFDSYLDFIEFSEDARTVFMVFYGVEVDIFQEQEVIDNTEFSESIKKEGIVIYER comes from the coding sequence ATGACGTCATTACCACCGATTTTAACTATGGAAGAGATTAAGAAGGGTATAGCAGCTACGATAGAAGGCTATGAAGATAAAATTAAAAAAATCACACTATTTGGTTCCTATGCCAGGGGGGACGCTAATCCATTTAGTGATGTGGATTTAATTGTTGATGGTAAGTTTGATTCATATCTGGATTTTATTGAGTTTTCAGAGGATGCACGAACAGTTTTTATGGTTTTTTATGGGGTGGAAGTTGACATCTTTCAAGAGCAAGAAGTTATAGATAACACAGAGTTTAGTGAGAGCATTAAGAAAGAAGGAATAGTTATTTATGAGAGATAA
- a CDS encoding DJ-1 family glyoxalase III, producing MKTLLFLTDGFEEIEAIATVDILRRAGIDVTTVSVTNKKTVVGKMGVPVTADTLFEEVNTSDIDMLILPGGPGVSSLDQHEELKSLVKEFHKESKWIAAICAAPTIFGKMGLLEGRKAICYPGLEGDLKGACVQEEAVVVHDGNVITSKGPGTTFEFALKIVEVLKGADKAQEVAKNMVYHQ from the coding sequence ATGAAAACCTTATTGTTTTTAACAGATGGCTTCGAAGAAATCGAAGCAATTGCAACAGTGGACATTTTGCGAAGAGCGGGGATTGATGTTACAACCGTATCTGTTACGAATAAAAAGACTGTGGTAGGTAAAATGGGTGTACCTGTAACAGCTGACACCTTATTTGAAGAGGTGAATACTTCCGATATAGATATGTTGATTCTTCCTGGAGGTCCAGGAGTAAGTTCACTGGATCAGCATGAAGAACTTAAGTCTTTAGTTAAAGAGTTTCACAAGGAAAGCAAATGGATTGCGGCGATCTGTGCAGCACCCACGATATTTGGTAAAATGGGTTTGTTAGAAGGAAGAAAAGCAATCTGCTATCCAGGATTGGAAGGAGACCTAAAAGGTGCCTGTGTTCAGGAAGAAGCAGTGGTTGTCCACGACGGAAACGTTATTACATCTAAAGGACCGGGAACCACTTTTGAATTTGCCTTAAAAATTGTAGAGGTATTAAAAGGCGCGGACAAAGCTCAGGAAGTAGCTAAAAACATGGTCTATCATCAATAA
- a CDS encoding EpsG family protein, giving the protein MWLHYILIIYILILGVACGRANQSPIAKRIYFFLVFGTFAFLAAFRANTIGNDTYEYIRIFNNIAVSKDIASYTWRYEEGYLYLNKLISMITLNPQFIIIVTSIFVIFGFAKFIYRYSKIPWLSTYLFFTLGYFGMSMNTIRSNIALVIILYSYRYLRERKLFKFIFIVFLASLFHRVSLFFLLAYPITYLKYNFKTILLVISSSIIVSLTFSKLLNVVLIYFPRYQYYIESKYLDGDTRTASVLNFLVGLSIIIFGVCTRYHLKEMKEELVLKSISREKLNIKDGQNMLMLIITGVAVIFISFNFSLLDRIGNYYIVFAIIYLPNAIIGLKNRQMKMLSIFLVVGMFFIYSTTIQIMRPEWNVIYPYKFFWQMSI; this is encoded by the coding sequence ATGTGGTTACATTATATTTTGATAATTTATATTTTAATATTAGGAGTTGCATGTGGAAGAGCAAATCAAAGTCCAATTGCCAAAAGAATTTATTTTTTTTTAGTATTTGGTACATTTGCTTTTCTGGCAGCATTTAGAGCTAATACCATAGGAAATGATACATATGAGTATATAAGGATTTTCAATAATATAGCAGTATCTAAAGATATAGCTTCTTATACATGGAGATATGAGGAAGGATATCTTTATTTAAACAAATTAATCAGCATGATTACATTGAATCCCCAATTTATAATTATAGTTACTAGCATATTTGTAATTTTTGGATTTGCAAAATTTATTTATAGATATTCTAAGATTCCTTGGTTGAGCACATATTTGTTTTTTACATTAGGATATTTTGGAATGTCTATGAATACTATAAGATCAAATATCGCTTTAGTGATTATACTATATTCATATCGTTATTTAAGAGAGAGGAAATTATTTAAATTTATATTTATAGTTTTTTTAGCATCATTATTTCATAGAGTTTCTTTATTCTTTTTATTAGCTTATCCAATAACTTATTTAAAATATAATTTTAAAACAATTTTATTAGTAATAAGTTCAAGTATTATCGTTTCACTTACGTTTTCAAAATTATTGAATGTTGTATTAATTTATTTTCCAAGATATCAGTATTATATCGAAAGTAAATATTTAGATGGGGATACTCGAACTGCAAGTGTATTAAATTTCTTAGTAGGATTATCAATAATTATATTTGGTGTATGTACTAGGTATCATTTAAAAGAAATGAAAGAGGAATTGGTTCTAAAATCAATATCAAGAGAAAAATTAAATATAAAAGATGGACAGAATATGCTAATGCTTATTATAACAGGAGTTGCAGTAATATTTATCTCTTTTAATTTTAGTTTGTTAGATAGAATAGGAAATTATTATATTGTTTTTGCAATAATATATTTGCCTAATGCAATTATAGGATTAAAGAATAGACAAATGAAAATGCTAAGTATTTTTTTAGTGGTAGGAATGTTTTTTATTTATTCTACCACCATTCAAATAATG